A part of Sinorhizobium chiapasense genomic DNA contains:
- a CDS encoding LacI family DNA-binding transcriptional regulator, with amino-acid sequence MVHREAHARRPSIHDVANSAGVSAATVSKVLQGVSTVKPENVQRVFDAVELLGYRVDPLASDLRRAKRRIIGAIVPEFESEFFGSVITQLERLAEQRGYALVAASSRESEAREKEILARMHDWRVSGVVLAPVRNEHGPAAGFMKKNGMTGVLIDRVLADDSFDTVSADSVSASAEVARELVERGHRHILVLGLGEQAATVRARLDSFRERALALAPDARVDVILSESDVEPLRSSLRDYFAKGERPTAVYSLFLRGTLVALSEFRRRGWHCPNDISLVGFDDAEWMQVTWPAIAAVVQPVRQIAIEAMDVLFRRIEGEEGPPMARLEPCKVLMRESVGSPGSGPHSGGGKRQ; translated from the coding sequence ATGGTTCATCGGGAAGCGCATGCGCGGCGGCCGTCGATCCACGACGTGGCGAATAGCGCCGGAGTCTCTGCCGCGACGGTGTCGAAAGTCCTGCAAGGTGTTTCGACGGTAAAGCCCGAGAACGTCCAGCGCGTCTTCGACGCGGTGGAGTTGCTCGGCTATCGCGTCGATCCGCTTGCCTCGGACCTGAGGCGCGCCAAGCGCCGCATCATCGGCGCGATCGTTCCGGAATTCGAAAGCGAGTTCTTCGGCTCCGTGATCACGCAGCTGGAACGGCTGGCCGAACAGCGCGGCTATGCGCTTGTCGCGGCGTCGAGCCGGGAGTCGGAGGCGCGCGAAAAGGAAATCCTCGCCCGCATGCATGACTGGCGCGTCTCCGGCGTGGTGCTGGCGCCGGTGCGCAACGAGCACGGGCCGGCGGCGGGCTTCATGAAGAAGAACGGCATGACCGGCGTGCTGATCGACCGGGTGCTTGCGGACGATTCCTTCGACACGGTTTCGGCCGACAGTGTTTCCGCGAGCGCCGAAGTGGCGCGCGAGCTCGTCGAGAGAGGCCACCGTCATATCCTCGTGCTAGGTCTCGGCGAGCAGGCGGCAACGGTCCGCGCCCGGCTGGACAGTTTTCGCGAGCGCGCGTTGGCACTCGCCCCGGATGCCCGCGTCGACGTGATCCTTTCGGAAAGCGATGTCGAGCCGCTGCGATCCTCGCTGCGGGATTATTTCGCCAAGGGCGAGCGGCCGACCGCCGTCTATTCGCTGTTCCTGAGGGGAACGCTGGTCGCGCTCAGCGAATTCCGGCGACGCGGCTGGCACTGCCCGAACGACATTTCCCTCGTCGGCTTCGACGATGCCGAGTGGATGCAGGTGACATGGCCGGCGATCGCGGCGGTCGTGCAGCCCGTCCGGCAGATCGCCATCGAGGCGATGGACGTGCTGTTTCGCCGGATCGAGGGGGAAGAGGGGCCGCCCATGGCGCGGCTCGAACCATGCAAGGTCTTGATGCGGGAATCCGTTGGGTCGCCAGGTAGCGGACCGCATTCCGGGGGAGGAAAACGACAATGA
- a CDS encoding GrpB family protein produces MSAIKIVDYDPTWPALFEREKIRILDLIGDLVEEIHHVGSTSVLGLCAKPKIDIDVVLLSEARIPEAVERVKSLAGLTFHGDPYKDGMWTFTLGHGSYGTRLYLCGPGNATHVKRILFRDWLRNHLDAAAEYAALKRKLAAEASGNWKFYTGGKSDFVARIVRQASA; encoded by the coding sequence ATGAGCGCGATAAAGATTGTCGATTACGATCCAACATGGCCCGCGCTGTTCGAGCGGGAAAAGATCCGGATATTGGACCTTATCGGCGACCTGGTGGAAGAGATCCACCATGTCGGGAGCACATCCGTCCTCGGTCTGTGCGCGAAACCCAAGATCGACATCGACGTGGTGCTTCTGAGCGAAGCGCGGATTCCCGAGGCAGTCGAGCGCGTGAAATCGCTCGCGGGGCTTACCTTCCATGGCGATCCCTACAAGGATGGCATGTGGACCTTCACGTTAGGTCATGGCTCTTACGGCACTCGCCTTTACCTCTGCGGGCCGGGAAACGCCACACATGTCAAACGCATCCTGTTTCGAGATTGGCTTCGCAATCATCTGGACGCCGCCGCCGAATATGCCGCGCTGAAGCGCAAACTGGCTGCGGAGGCAAGTGGTAACTGGAAATTCTACACGGGCGGAAAATCCGACTTCGTCGCCAGGATCGTGCGGCAGGCGTCCGCTTGA
- a CDS encoding ATP-binding cassette domain-containing protein, which yields MTLLTLSGIRKSFGAVDVLHGVDLSVEKGEVVGLVGDNGAGKSTLMKTITGIYRADAGSIEFDGKDVLPLDPGARRELGIEMIYQDLSLAKQQDVASNIFLGREPTRKLFGLFPGFIDKARMDREAASMIARLGAHLPSINRSVGSFSGGQQQTVAIARALTFNPKLVIMDEPTAALAVREVQGVLDLIRRLKSEGIAVILISHRLNDVLAVTDRIVVLRHGRADANLATARTNMSEVVSRIVGGGDLSAAAMHEQRG from the coding sequence ATGACGCTTCTTACCCTCTCCGGCATCCGTAAAAGCTTCGGCGCGGTCGACGTGCTGCATGGCGTCGATCTCTCCGTCGAGAAGGGCGAGGTGGTCGGCCTCGTCGGCGACAACGGCGCCGGCAAGTCGACGCTGATGAAGACGATCACCGGCATCTACCGGGCCGACGCCGGTTCGATCGAGTTCGACGGCAAGGACGTGCTGCCGCTCGATCCCGGCGCGCGGCGCGAACTCGGTATCGAGATGATCTATCAGGACCTGTCGCTGGCAAAGCAGCAGGACGTGGCGAGCAATATCTTCCTCGGACGCGAGCCGACACGAAAGCTGTTCGGGCTGTTTCCCGGCTTCATCGACAAGGCACGGATGGACCGCGAGGCGGCAAGCATGATCGCGCGACTCGGCGCCCACCTGCCGTCGATAAACCGCTCGGTCGGCTCCTTTTCGGGTGGCCAGCAGCAGACCGTGGCGATCGCCCGGGCGCTCACCTTCAATCCGAAGCTCGTCATCATGGACGAGCCGACCGCCGCGCTTGCGGTGCGCGAGGTTCAGGGCGTGCTCGATCTCATCCGCCGGCTGAAATCGGAAGGCATTGCCGTGATCCTGATCTCCCACCGCTTGAATGACGTGCTTGCCGTCACCGACCGCATCGTCGTCCTGCGTCACGGGCGGGCCGACGCAAATCTTGCCACCGCCAGAACCAATATGAGCGAGGTCGTCAGCCGCATCGTCGGCGGCGGCGACCTTTCGGCTGCGGCCATGCACGAACAACGGGGCTGA
- the ilvC gene encoding ketol-acid reductoisomerase, with amino-acid sequence MRVYYDRDADLNLIKSKKVAIVGYGSQGRAHALNLKDSGAKEIRIALKPGSATAAKVEADGLSVLSVAEAAKWADLIMMATPDELQADIYKGEIADNIRDGAAIAFAHGLNVHFGLIEPKASVDVVMIAPKGPGHTVRGEYQKGGGVPCLVAVHQNASGNALDLALSYACGVGGGRSGIIETNFKEECETDLFGEQVVLCGGLVELIRAGFETLVEAGYAPEMAYFECLHEVKLIVDLIYEGGIANMNYSISNTAEWGEYVTGPRIITEETKAEMKRVLKDIQTGKFTSEWMQEYRSGAARFKGIRRVNDAHQIEEVGAKLRGMMPWIGKNKLVDKAKN; translated from the coding sequence ATGCGCGTCTATTACGATCGTGATGCCGATCTCAACCTGATCAAGTCCAAGAAGGTCGCCATCGTCGGCTATGGCAGCCAGGGCCGCGCCCATGCGCTGAACCTCAAGGACTCCGGCGCCAAGGAAATCCGCATCGCGCTGAAGCCGGGCTCGGCAACCGCCGCCAAGGTCGAGGCCGACGGTCTTTCGGTACTCTCGGTCGCGGAAGCCGCCAAGTGGGCCGACCTCATCATGATGGCGACGCCGGACGAACTGCAGGCCGACATCTACAAAGGCGAAATCGCTGACAACATCCGCGACGGCGCCGCGATCGCCTTCGCGCACGGCCTCAACGTCCATTTCGGCCTGATCGAGCCGAAGGCTTCGGTCGACGTCGTCATGATTGCGCCCAAGGGTCCGGGCCACACCGTTCGCGGCGAATACCAGAAGGGCGGCGGCGTTCCCTGCCTCGTTGCCGTTCACCAGAACGCTTCCGGCAACGCGCTTGATCTCGCGCTCTCCTACGCCTGCGGCGTCGGTGGCGGCCGCTCGGGCATCATCGAAACCAACTTCAAGGAAGAGTGCGAAACCGACCTTTTCGGCGAACAGGTCGTTCTCTGCGGCGGTCTGGTCGAGCTCATCCGCGCCGGTTTCGAAACTCTGGTCGAAGCCGGCTATGCCCCGGAAATGGCCTATTTCGAGTGCCTGCACGAAGTGAAGCTGATCGTCGACCTGATCTATGAAGGCGGCATCGCCAACATGAACTACTCGATCTCGAACACCGCCGAATGGGGCGAATACGTCACCGGCCCGCGCATCATCACTGAAGAAACCAAAGCCGAGATGAAGCGGGTTCTCAAAGACATCCAGACCGGCAAGTTCACCTCGGAATGGATGCAGGAGTACCGCTCGGGTGCCGCCCGCTTCAAGGGCATCCGCCGCGTCAACGACGCCCACCAGATCGAGGAAGTCGGCGCGAAGCTGCGCGGCATGATGCCCTGGATCGGCAAGAACAAGCTGGTCGACAAGGCGAAGAACTAA
- a CDS encoding sulfite exporter TauE/SafE family protein: MEDFLLFAAVGFLAQAVDGALGMAYGVISSTVLLAFGVPPAQASASAHAAELFTTAASGSAHLYHRNIDWKLFWRLIPFGVVGGMIGAFVLTSFEGEQVKPIVTTYLAVIGSWLLFRSFRRIPTNPVKLRIVAPLGAVAGFLDAAGGGGWGPVATTGLLGAGGQPRFVIGTVNATEFLIALSVSLSFLATFVTGHWEQAGEFRDYLTSVGGLIVGGVLAAPLAGWIVKTLPEKTLLRLIGSLITLLAGYQTLELTGWL; encoded by the coding sequence ATGGAAGACTTCCTGCTGTTCGCGGCAGTCGGGTTTCTCGCCCAGGCGGTCGATGGTGCTCTCGGGATGGCTTATGGCGTGATCTCTTCGACGGTGCTGTTGGCCTTCGGGGTGCCGCCGGCGCAAGCGTCAGCTTCGGCCCATGCTGCGGAATTGTTCACCACCGCCGCGTCCGGATCGGCCCATCTTTATCATCGCAACATCGACTGGAAACTGTTCTGGCGGCTGATCCCCTTTGGCGTCGTCGGCGGTATGATCGGCGCTTTCGTACTCACCTCGTTTGAGGGAGAGCAGGTCAAGCCAATCGTTACAACCTATCTCGCGGTCATTGGGAGCTGGCTCTTATTTCGGTCTTTTCGCCGCATTCCCACCAACCCCGTGAAGCTGAGAATTGTCGCACCGCTGGGCGCGGTGGCCGGGTTTCTGGATGCCGCAGGCGGTGGCGGCTGGGGCCCGGTCGCCACCACGGGTCTGCTCGGCGCAGGCGGACAGCCGCGTTTCGTCATCGGAACGGTCAATGCGACCGAGTTCCTGATTGCACTTTCGGTGTCGCTGAGCTTCCTCGCCACATTTGTAACCGGCCATTGGGAACAGGCCGGCGAATTCCGCGACTATCTGACATCGGTTGGCGGGCTGATCGTTGGGGGCGTTCTAGCGGCGCCGCTGGCGGGATGGATCGTCAAGACATTGCCGGAGAAGACCCTGCTGCGGCTGATCGGATCCCTGATCACGCTTCTGGCCGGCTACCAAACGCTCGAACTAACCGGATGGCTTTGA
- a CDS encoding DUF982 domain-containing protein, with protein MSAGPWNECVVVRSADGGLAFVSTAEDALSLLQEAWPQRRGPAYYAAVAACKEVLSGHLPAYVARITFLDASREAGIAVAP; from the coding sequence ATGAGTGCCGGTCCCTGGAACGAGTGTGTCGTTGTGAGGTCCGCCGACGGCGGTTTGGCATTCGTGTCGACCGCGGAAGACGCCCTCTCGCTGCTGCAGGAGGCTTGGCCGCAGCGGAGGGGACCCGCCTATTACGCTGCTGTTGCCGCATGCAAGGAGGTGTTAAGCGGTCATCTGCCGGCTTACGTCGCGCGGATCACATTTCTGGATGCATCGAGGGAGGCGGGTATCGCCGTTGCGCCGTAG
- a CDS encoding ABC transporter permease produces the protein MTHETAQPGLWAWAQRTSVEQLHIRLESFIVLIVLSTVMAVLSPFFLSLSNFLNILLATSTIGVLAIAATYVIGSGGLDLSLGSVMGLSGVAGAYVAVNLGAPSPIGLAACILAGAAAGYVNGQLITRAFVPAFIVTLGMLGLARGLALVISDGRVIYGLPAVMVYVGQGRPLGIPMPVIIFVVTAIVAHCVLAYSKFGRHTMALGDSESAARAAGIRVERHRRVLYTLSGALAGLAGMLFMARINSGDPTAGLNYELTAITAAIIGGTNLFGGRGSILGTMIGALIMGVLQNGLNLLAVQSYYQQMAIGAVLILAVFIDQYQVRKESRV, from the coding sequence ATGACACATGAAACGGCGCAGCCCGGGCTTTGGGCGTGGGCGCAACGAACATCGGTCGAGCAACTGCACATACGGCTGGAATCCTTCATCGTCCTGATCGTGCTCAGCACCGTCATGGCCGTGCTCTCGCCATTCTTCCTGTCGCTGAGCAATTTCCTGAACATCCTGCTTGCCACCTCGACGATCGGCGTACTGGCGATCGCCGCGACCTATGTCATCGGGTCCGGCGGGCTTGACCTGTCGCTCGGCTCGGTGATGGGGCTTTCCGGTGTGGCGGGCGCCTATGTCGCCGTCAATCTCGGCGCGCCTTCGCCCATCGGCCTTGCCGCCTGCATCCTCGCGGGGGCGGCCGCCGGTTATGTTAACGGCCAGCTGATCACGCGGGCCTTCGTCCCCGCCTTCATCGTGACGCTCGGCATGCTGGGGCTTGCGCGCGGGCTTGCGCTCGTCATATCCGACGGCCGGGTGATCTATGGCCTGCCGGCCGTGATGGTCTATGTCGGCCAGGGGCGGCCGCTTGGCATTCCGATGCCGGTCATCATCTTCGTCGTTACCGCAATTGTCGCCCACTGCGTGCTCGCCTATTCGAAGTTCGGCCGGCACACCATGGCGCTCGGGGATTCCGAAAGCGCTGCGCGCGCCGCCGGCATCCGCGTCGAGCGGCACAGGCGCGTCCTCTACACGCTTTCCGGCGCGCTCGCCGGGCTTGCCGGCATGCTGTTCATGGCGCGCATCAACTCCGGCGATCCGACGGCAGGCCTCAACTACGAACTGACCGCGATCACCGCGGCCATCATCGGCGGCACCAATCTCTTCGGCGGCCGCGGCTCCATTCTCGGTACCATGATCGGCGCGCTGATCATGGGCGTGCTGCAGAACGGGCTCAACCTGCTCGCGGTGCAATCCTACTATCAGCAGATGGCGATCGGCGCGGTGCTGATCCTCGCGGTCTTCATCGACCAGTATCAGGTGCGCAAGGAGAGCCGCGTATGA
- a CDS encoding sugar ABC transporter substrate-binding protein translates to MQPFVAKINRFTLTLGVAMAFAAPAIAEDGEYGVLMKTLANPFWGAMSQGVEDGAKEAGVKYFLQAAESDQAAEPQLNLCNTMLERKPVAMITAAINSTNLLPCLKAAQDAGIKVVDLDGNLDQAVLDKEGIKITFRIGSDNVAAGGQGADYLVEKLGKDAKGPVLVIEGLSGNVTGQRRAQGFAARLKELAPGLEVVASLPGDWDRGKAASITNDILTRNPDLVGIFAANDGMALGAVEAVYAAGKGDQVTIIGVDGNSDAVKSIKDGRLNASVAQLPYLVGKQAVENVKKAIAGESITADIAVPTLVLTKDVLDAGKEPMLQYVK, encoded by the coding sequence ATGCAACCATTTGTCGCAAAGATAAATCGATTTACCTTGACGTTGGGCGTTGCAATGGCCTTCGCCGCGCCCGCTATCGCCGAAGACGGCGAATACGGCGTCCTGATGAAAACGCTCGCCAATCCGTTCTGGGGCGCCATGAGCCAGGGGGTCGAGGACGGCGCCAAGGAAGCGGGCGTGAAATATTTCCTGCAAGCCGCCGAAAGCGACCAGGCGGCCGAGCCGCAGCTCAACCTCTGCAACACGATGCTGGAACGCAAGCCGGTAGCGATGATCACCGCCGCCATCAACTCGACCAACCTCTTGCCATGCCTCAAGGCGGCGCAGGACGCCGGCATCAAGGTCGTCGATCTCGACGGCAACCTCGACCAGGCCGTGCTCGACAAGGAGGGCATAAAGATCACCTTCCGGATCGGCTCCGACAATGTCGCGGCGGGTGGCCAGGGCGCCGATTATCTCGTCGAGAAGCTCGGCAAGGACGCCAAGGGCCCGGTGCTGGTGATCGAGGGGCTATCGGGCAACGTGACTGGGCAGCGGCGCGCTCAAGGCTTTGCGGCACGGCTGAAAGAACTGGCGCCCGGCCTCGAAGTCGTCGCCTCGCTTCCCGGCGACTGGGACCGCGGCAAGGCAGCGTCGATCACCAACGATATCCTGACCCGCAACCCCGACCTCGTCGGCATCTTCGCCGCCAATGACGGAATGGCGCTGGGCGCCGTCGAGGCGGTCTATGCCGCCGGCAAGGGCGATCAGGTGACGATCATCGGCGTCGACGGCAATTCCGATGCGGTGAAATCGATCAAGGACGGCAGGCTCAACGCCTCGGTCGCCCAGCTTCCTTATCTGGTCGGGAAACAGGCGGTCGAGAACGTCAAGAAGGCGATCGCCGGCGAAAGCATCACGGCGGACATCGCCGTGCCGACGCTGGTGCTGACCAAGGACGTGCTCGACGCCGGCAAGGAGCCGATGCTTCAATACGTCAAGTGA
- a CDS encoding aldo/keto reductase: MHYRTLGRTGLSVSEIGYGAWGIGNSGWRGADDEESARALNRAIDLGLTFIDTALGYGEGHSERLVGKLLKERPETIHVVTKIPPKNRTWPARPGTPVEDGFPADHVIACTETSLRNLGVETIDVQQFHVWSDEWVGRGDWLSAVERLKRDGKIRFFGVSINDYEPENALALIESGGVDSVQVIYNVFEQTPEETLFPACERHNVGVIVRVALDEGGLTGQIRADSVFPEGDFRANYFRDGRKAEVEERARKIVEDLAIAPDALAETALRFVLSHPAVSTVIPGMRSVRNVERNCAIGDGRGLPAGQREKLRAHKWPRNFYRD, translated from the coding sequence ATGCACTACAGAACACTCGGCCGTACCGGCCTCAGCGTCTCCGAAATCGGTTATGGTGCCTGGGGCATCGGCAACAGCGGCTGGCGCGGCGCCGACGACGAGGAGTCGGCCCGCGCGCTCAACCGGGCCATCGACCTCGGCCTCACCTTCATCGACACGGCGCTCGGCTATGGCGAGGGCCACAGCGAGAGGCTGGTCGGCAAGCTGCTTAAGGAACGCCCGGAGACGATCCACGTCGTAACCAAGATCCCACCGAAGAACAGAACATGGCCGGCCCGCCCCGGCACGCCGGTCGAGGATGGGTTCCCCGCCGACCACGTCATCGCCTGCACCGAAACCAGCCTAAGGAACCTCGGCGTCGAGACGATCGACGTGCAGCAGTTTCACGTCTGGTCGGACGAATGGGTCGGCCGCGGCGACTGGCTCTCGGCGGTCGAGCGGCTGAAACGCGATGGCAAGATCCGCTTCTTCGGCGTCTCGATCAACGATTACGAGCCCGAAAACGCCCTCGCCCTCATCGAAAGCGGCGGCGTCGACAGCGTGCAGGTGATCTACAACGTCTTCGAGCAGACGCCCGAGGAAACGCTGTTCCCGGCCTGCGAGCGCCACAATGTCGGCGTGATCGTCCGGGTGGCGCTCGACGAGGGCGGGCTCACCGGCCAGATCCGCGCCGATTCCGTCTTCCCGGAGGGAGACTTCAGGGCCAATTATTTCCGCGACGGCCGCAAGGCCGAGGTCGAAGAGCGGGCACGCAAGATCGTCGAGGACCTGGCGATCGCCCCCGACGCGCTCGCTGAAACGGCGCTGCGTTTCGTGCTCAGCCATCCGGCCGTATCGACCGTCATCCCCGGCATGCGCTCGGTGCGCAACGTCGAGCGCAATTGCGCGATCGGCGACGGACGCGGCCTTCCCGCCGGGCAGCGGGAGAAACTGCGCGCGCACAAATGGCCGCGTAATTTCTATCGCGATTGA
- a CDS encoding hydroxyacid dehydrogenase: MSDNSLPLVISAPEPRTLELIFTPPSLARLRAGHRIVETTDRDIAALPADILAAARYIIGQPPISGELLARMQSLRCVFNVETNLIDNMPYETLFERGIHVVTTGAVFAEPVAELGLAMAINLARGIVDADLAFREGEELWGGDGNRTARLISGADVGIIGFGDLGKALNRLLSGFRTRTRVFDPWLPPSMLIEHGVEPASLDAVLSESDYVFVVASVTSENQGFLGADAFAKMRKGAAFILLSRAGVVNFEALMDAVRTKHIVAASDVFPEEPLGLDHPVRTLPGFLRSAHRAGALDVAFKRMGDMVLEDMDLMDRGLPPIRCKRAERETVSRMRSKPVDRN, translated from the coding sequence ATGTCCGACAATTCGCTGCCGCTGGTGATCAGCGCGCCGGAACCGCGTACGCTCGAGCTCATTTTCACCCCGCCTTCGCTCGCCCGGCTTCGTGCCGGCCACCGGATCGTCGAGACGACCGACCGGGACATTGCCGCGCTACCGGCCGACATTCTGGCTGCGGCCCGCTACATCATCGGCCAGCCGCCGATTTCGGGCGAATTGCTCGCCCGTATGCAGTCGCTGCGCTGCGTCTTCAACGTCGAGACCAACCTGATCGACAACATGCCCTACGAGACGTTGTTCGAGCGCGGCATCCATGTGGTGACGACCGGCGCGGTCTTTGCCGAGCCCGTGGCCGAGCTTGGCCTTGCCATGGCGATCAATCTCGCGCGCGGTATCGTCGATGCCGATCTCGCCTTCCGCGAAGGCGAGGAATTGTGGGGCGGCGACGGCAACCGCACGGCGCGGCTCATCTCCGGCGCCGACGTCGGCATCATCGGCTTCGGCGACCTTGGCAAGGCGCTGAACCGCCTGCTCTCGGGCTTCCGCACCCGCACACGGGTCTTCGACCCCTGGCTGCCGCCGTCGATGCTGATAGAACACGGGGTGGAACCGGCTTCGTTGGACGCGGTGCTGTCGGAGAGCGACTACGTCTTCGTCGTCGCCTCGGTCACCAGCGAGAACCAGGGGTTCCTCGGCGCCGACGCCTTCGCGAAGATGCGCAAGGGCGCCGCATTCATTCTGCTCAGCCGGGCCGGCGTGGTCAATTTCGAGGCGTTGATGGATGCGGTGCGCACGAAGCACATCGTCGCGGCCAGCGATGTCTTTCCGGAGGAACCGCTTGGCCTCGATCACCCCGTCCGCACGCTACCCGGCTTCCTCCGCTCGGCGCACCGCGCCGGCGCCCTCGATGTCGCCTTCAAGCGCATGGGGGATATGGTGCTGGAGGACATGGACCTGATGGACCGCGGCCTGCCGCCGATACGCTGCAAGCGCGCCGAGCGCGAAACCGTCTCGCGCATGCGCTCGAAGCCGGTCGACAGGAACTAG
- a CDS encoding sugar phosphate isomerase/epimerase family protein, with protein MNIFGLHTFAIAPVWDLSRIEPQMDRLKELGIGLLEIPLLRPREIDTRRTRAFASHYGIELIPSLGLPRALDIVADPQDGLDFLEPAFRVCAEVGSFGLAGVTYGSIGRTTGRAATTREIDGMCRFLERAARTARSRGLKLGIEPCNRYETHLINRGIDAARIIERIGADNLFIHLDTYHMHIEEESFAAGFEAAAPHLGYVHVSEANRGVPGRGMLNWQACMKAIADVGYDGPITLESMNHVDHDIAGGLAIWRPVAEDPRDVIEVGLPFLRDAARAAGLQLG; from the coding sequence ATGAACATCTTCGGACTGCATACTTTTGCGATCGCTCCCGTCTGGGACCTGTCGCGCATCGAGCCGCAAATGGACCGCCTCAAGGAGCTCGGCATCGGGCTCCTGGAAATTCCACTGCTGAGGCCGAGGGAAATCGACACCCGGCGGACGCGGGCCTTCGCCAGCCACTATGGCATCGAGCTGATACCGTCGCTCGGGCTGCCCCGGGCGCTCGATATCGTCGCTGATCCGCAGGACGGGCTCGACTTCCTGGAGCCGGCCTTCCGGGTCTGCGCGGAGGTCGGAAGCTTCGGGCTCGCCGGCGTCACCTATGGCTCGATCGGCAGGACCACGGGCCGCGCTGCGACGACCAGGGAGATCGACGGAATGTGCCGGTTTCTCGAGCGGGCTGCGAGGACGGCAAGGTCGCGCGGCCTGAAGCTCGGCATCGAGCCCTGCAACCGCTACGAGACCCATCTCATCAACCGCGGAATCGACGCCGCGCGGATCATCGAGCGGATCGGTGCCGACAATCTTTTCATCCATCTCGATACCTATCACATGCACATCGAGGAGGAGAGTTTTGCCGCCGGGTTCGAAGCGGCGGCGCCCCATCTCGGCTATGTGCATGTCTCCGAGGCCAACCGTGGCGTGCCCGGACGCGGCATGCTGAACTGGCAGGCCTGCATGAAGGCGATCGCCGACGTCGGCTACGACGGGCCGATCACGCTCGAGAGCATGAACCATGTCGACCATGACATCGCGGGCGGGCTGGCAATCTGGCGGCCGGTCGCCGAAGACCCCCGCGACGTTATCGAGGTCGGCTTGCCGTTCCTGCGCGACGCCGCCCGGGCGGCAGGCCTGCAATTGGGGTGA
- a CDS encoding TetR/AcrR family transcriptional regulator — MQGVLESRGASAGSGLTERQGAVLEQALRLLVDGGEKALTTAGIARAANCSKESLYKWFGDRDGLLSAMISYQASKVRTLDVSAGALDAESLRRHLVAFAKDLLDVLAGDVSLALNRLAIGQASREGSKLGHMLQERGRRQIGRRAAALLEAGRKAGLLAFDDAEEAYGALYGLVVSDWHLRMLLGEDPSEMKKGFSRRAERAVDAFLTLYGKKG; from the coding sequence GTGCAGGGTGTCTTGGAGAGCAGGGGGGCAAGTGCCGGAAGTGGTCTGACCGAGCGTCAGGGCGCCGTGCTCGAACAGGCGCTGAGACTGCTTGTTGACGGCGGCGAGAAGGCGCTGACGACGGCGGGCATCGCGCGGGCCGCCAATTGCTCAAAGGAAAGCCTCTATAAGTGGTTCGGCGATCGCGACGGGCTGCTTTCGGCGATGATCAGCTACCAGGCGAGCAAGGTCAGGACGCTCGACGTTTCCGCCGGGGCGCTCGATGCGGAGAGCCTGCGCCGGCATCTCGTTGCCTTTGCCAAAGACCTGCTCGACGTGCTCGCCGGCGACGTGTCGCTGGCGTTGAACCGGTTGGCGATCGGCCAGGCGAGCCGCGAGGGATCGAAGCTCGGCCACATGCTGCAGGAGCGCGGTCGTCGCCAGATCGGCCGGCGCGCCGCCGCCCTGCTCGAAGCCGGCCGCAAGGCGGGGCTCCTCGCCTTCGACGACGCCGAGGAGGCCTATGGTGCGCTCTACGGTCTGGTCGTTTCCGACTGGCATTTGCGGATGCTGCTCGGCGAGGATCCAAGCGAGATGAAGAAGGGTTTCAGCCGCAGGGCGGAGCGGGCGGTCGACGCCTTTCTTACGCTCTACGGCAAGAAAGGGTAG